The Methanosarcina acetivorans C2A genome includes the window TTTGGGGTAATAGAAGGTATTGCCGTAGACACCCATGTAAAAAGAGTTTCGAGAAGACTTGGATTTACCAGGCACTCCGACCCGGAAAAAATTGAACAGGACCTGATAACCCTTGCCCGAAAAGAAGACCTTGATTCAATTTCCATGACCCTGATATATCATGGCAGGAAAGTTTGCCGGGCAAGAAAACCCAGATGCTACGTTTGTGTTGTAAAAGAACTGTGCCCCTCCAGCATTATATTTATTGGAGAGTAAGCAGGAGAAGTTCTTAAGGGCCAAGAAATATCTTAGGTCAAAAATATCTTGGGTCAAAAATATCTTGATTGAAAAGAATCCGGAAAAATAACATTTAAATTCGGAACTCAGGAAAAGACCCAGGAAGAAATTCAGAAAAAGATACATAAAAACTAAGGAAAAAACATGAGAAGCCGCGTCTCTCCGGAAGAAGAGCGGCTTTTCAAAAAGGAAAACGATTTTTTGCTCAGGCTTTTTTATTGAAGACCTTTCCGAACCCGAAGCTTATTGCCAGTACTGCAATTGTTCCCACTGCAATCGCCAGGACTTCCCCGCTTTTTCCCATACCTTCGATTGCATAATCAGGCATCGGAGAACTTACTGCAGGTTCCATTTCTTCAATTTCGGACATTTTAGATTCTTCAACTACCCCTCCAGCCGCACTTTCCAACCCGTCAGGGTCGGAGGATGCAAGGAAAGGAGCAAGAACTGAAAGCAAAAGTGCAATTGCAATTCCGGCGTAAAGGAATTTCATATTGGAGTTTCCGCTCATGCATGAGCCTCCTTCTTAGATTTTTCAGGTCTTACAGTGAAATTGTCTTCAAGGAGGTCAGGACGGGATTTTGCAATCGCTGTGATTACAACCGCAGTTATCAGCCCTTCACCGACAAAACCAATTATCAGATGATAGGTGCCCATTGCAATTAGACCCGGAACAAGGGGGAAAGTCCCTGCAATCCACATCTGAACTGCGCAAACAATTGACGAGATAAAAAGCCCGAGCCACGCGCCTCCGAAGGCTGCAATGCTTGTGCCTGTACTCTTGCGAAGAGCAACATAGGTATAATATCCGACAAACCCGGAAATGATACCCATGTTAAGGATATTTGCACCCATTGTGGTGATTCCGCCATCACCGAAGGCAAAACCCTGTACAAGCAGCACGAGTGTGAGTACAAGTACACCAGCCCAGGGGCTTCCGAAGACGATGGCAACAAGGGTTGCTCCTACCATGTGTCCA containing:
- the cbiM gene encoding cobalt transporter CbiM, whose amino-acid sequence is MHIPDSFMPLSQAIVYWVIALPFIIMSMKWAKNDLDEMKVPVLAALAAGIFAIQAMNIPIGMGTSGHMVGATLVAIVFGSPWAGVLVLTLVLLVQGFAFGDGGITTMGANILNMGIISGFVGYYTYVALRKSTGTSIAAFGGAWLGLFISSIVCAVQMWIAGTFPLVPGLIAMGTYHLIIGFVGEGLITAVVITAIAKSRPDLLEDNFTVRPEKSKKEAHA
- a CDS encoding PDGLE domain-containing protein, with protein sequence MSGNSNMKFLYAGIAIALLLSVLAPFLASSDPDGLESAAGGVVEESKMSEIEEMEPAVSSPMPDYAIEGMGKSGEVLAIAVGTIAVLAISFGFGKVFNKKA